In Amaranthus tricolor cultivar Red isolate AtriRed21 chromosome 5, ASM2621246v1, whole genome shotgun sequence, a genomic segment contains:
- the LOC130812838 gene encoding uridylate kinase PUMPKIN, chloroplastic isoform X1, whose amino-acid sequence MASCDDDFSLLNDDHHHLHHFTSHHRYLQPKISSGAGNAISNDVVKVSSTGGGCGSHENGAVYEVNPYESADFDSVPESESDPKSSRVGGDATEKRKERERENLSLSNGSYKKTKSISGAGGIIVPGACEYRKDREEWSDTAIECLLDAYTEKYTQLNRGNLRGRDWEEVAAIVSERCENQNKSVEQCKNKVDNLKKRYKLERHRMSSAGVSVSHWPWFKKMEAIVGNSLPAKSASDEDKISGSGGSSGRQQKRYSAGPSGSLGQVNSMKSKSIPNSKWQRVVFKISGAALAGNGPHNVDPKVVTLVAREIETVYRLGVQVAIVIGGRNFFCGDIWMTETGADRSTTYQLNMMANMMNSVLLQSALEKMGVQTRLQTAFVLPEVGEPYNRQRAIRHLEKGRVVIFGGVGGGSGNPLFSTDTTAALRATDLNAQAVLKGTNVDAFYDCNSRNSGISFEHLSFREAASRGNTPMDMMALTFCEENVIPVVVFNLLEPGNISRALCGEQIGTLIDQTGMIS is encoded by the exons ATGGCTTCCTGCGACGACGATTTCTCTCTCCTCAACGATGACCACCACCACCTCCACCATTTCACTTCTCATCACCGCTATTTACAGCCAAAAATATCTTCCGGCGCCGGTAACGCGATCTCAAACGACGTTGTTAAGGTATCATCTACTGGAGGAGGATGTGGGAGCCATGAAAATGGCGCTGTTTACGAGGTTAACCCTTATGAATCGGCCGATTTTGACTCGGTACCTGAATCTGAGTCAGATCCGAAAAGTTCTAGGGTCGGCGGTGATGCAACAGAAAAGCggaaggagagagaaagagagaatctATCTCTCTCCAACGGAAGTTATAAAAAAACGAAATCAATCTCCGGTGCCGGAGGAATAATTGTTCCAGGCGCGTGCGAGTATAGGAAAGATCGAGAAGAATGGAGTGATACGGCGATTGAGTGTTTATTGGATGCGTATACGGAGAAGTACACGCAATTGAATAGGGGGAATTTGAGGGGTAGAGATTGGGAGGAGGTGGCTGCTATTGTTAGTGAGAGATGTGAGAATCAGAATAAGAGTGTAGAACAATGTAagaataaggttgataatttgaAGAAGAGGTATAAGTTAGAGAGGCATAGGATGAGTAGTGCCGGTGTTTCGGTTAGTCATTGGCCTTGGTTTAAGAAGATGGAAGCCATTGTTGGTAATTCTTTACCGGCTAAGTCGGCTTCTGATGAGGATAAGATTAGTGGTTCAGGTGGGAGTTCTGGCAGGCAGCAAAagag ATATTCTGCGGGGCCTTCTGGTTCGCTTGGACAGGTCAATAGCATGAAGTCCAAATCTATACCTAACTCAAAATGGCAGAGGGTCGTTTTTAAGATCAGTGGTGCTGCTTTAGCTGGCAATGGTCCTCATAACGTTGACCCTAAG GTAGTGACCCTAGTTGCTAGAGAGATTGAAACAGTTTACCGCCTTGGGGTGCAG GTAGCAATTGTTATAGGCGGGCGTAATTTTTTCTGTGGGGATATATGGATGACCGAGACTGGTGCAGATAGATCTACAACATACCAGCTTAA TATGATGGCAAATATGATGAACTCGGTGTTGCTCCAATCAGCCTTAGAGAAAATGGGTGTGCAAACACGATTGCAAACTGCTTTTGTGTTGCCAGAAGTCGGTGAGCCATACAATAGACAAAGGGCAATCAGACATCTAGAAAAAGGCAGGGTGGTGATTTTCGGTGGAGTTGGTGGTGGTTCAGGAAATCCCCTCTTTTCAACTGATACAACAGCAGCTCTACGAGCAACTGACT TAAATGCCCAGGCAGTTCTCAAGGGAACCAATGTTGATGCTTTTTATGACTGTAATTCCAGAAATTCTGGCATCTCATTTGAGCACCTTTCCTTCAGAGAGGCTGCTTCTAGAGGTAATACACCTATGGACATGATGGCATTGACATTCTGCGAAGAGAATGTTATTCCTG TTGTGGTTTTCAATCTTCTTGAACCTGGTAACATATCAAGAGCCTTGTGCGGTGAGCAAATTGGTACATTAATTGATCAGACGGGAATGATTAGCTAA
- the LOC130812838 gene encoding uridylate kinase PUMPKIN, chloroplastic isoform X2, which produces MASCDDDFSLLNDDHHHLHHFTSHHRYLQPKISSGAGNAISNDVVKVSSTGGGCGSHENGAVYEVNPYESADFDSVPESESDPKSSRVGGDATEKRKERERENLSLSNGSYKKTKSISGAGGIIVPGACEYRKDREEWSDTAIECLLDAYTEKYTQLNRGNLRGRDWEEVAAIVSERCENQNKSVEQCKNKVDNLKKRYKLERHRMSSAGVSVSHWPWFKKMEAIVGNSLPAKSASDEDKISGSGGSSGRQQKRYSAGPSGSLGQVNSMKSKSIPNSKWQRVVFKISGAALAGNGPHNVDPKVVTLVAREIETVYRLGVQVAIVIGGRNFFCGDIWMTETGADRSTTYQLNMMANMMNSVLLQSALEKMGVQTRLQTAFVLPEVGEPYNRQRAIRHLEKGRVVIFGGVGGGSGNPLFSTDTTAALRATDLNAQAVLKGTNVDAFYDCNSRNSGISFEHLSFREAASRVVVFNLLEPGNISRALCGEQIGTLIDQTGMIS; this is translated from the exons ATGGCTTCCTGCGACGACGATTTCTCTCTCCTCAACGATGACCACCACCACCTCCACCATTTCACTTCTCATCACCGCTATTTACAGCCAAAAATATCTTCCGGCGCCGGTAACGCGATCTCAAACGACGTTGTTAAGGTATCATCTACTGGAGGAGGATGTGGGAGCCATGAAAATGGCGCTGTTTACGAGGTTAACCCTTATGAATCGGCCGATTTTGACTCGGTACCTGAATCTGAGTCAGATCCGAAAAGTTCTAGGGTCGGCGGTGATGCAACAGAAAAGCggaaggagagagaaagagagaatctATCTCTCTCCAACGGAAGTTATAAAAAAACGAAATCAATCTCCGGTGCCGGAGGAATAATTGTTCCAGGCGCGTGCGAGTATAGGAAAGATCGAGAAGAATGGAGTGATACGGCGATTGAGTGTTTATTGGATGCGTATACGGAGAAGTACACGCAATTGAATAGGGGGAATTTGAGGGGTAGAGATTGGGAGGAGGTGGCTGCTATTGTTAGTGAGAGATGTGAGAATCAGAATAAGAGTGTAGAACAATGTAagaataaggttgataatttgaAGAAGAGGTATAAGTTAGAGAGGCATAGGATGAGTAGTGCCGGTGTTTCGGTTAGTCATTGGCCTTGGTTTAAGAAGATGGAAGCCATTGTTGGTAATTCTTTACCGGCTAAGTCGGCTTCTGATGAGGATAAGATTAGTGGTTCAGGTGGGAGTTCTGGCAGGCAGCAAAagag ATATTCTGCGGGGCCTTCTGGTTCGCTTGGACAGGTCAATAGCATGAAGTCCAAATCTATACCTAACTCAAAATGGCAGAGGGTCGTTTTTAAGATCAGTGGTGCTGCTTTAGCTGGCAATGGTCCTCATAACGTTGACCCTAAG GTAGTGACCCTAGTTGCTAGAGAGATTGAAACAGTTTACCGCCTTGGGGTGCAG GTAGCAATTGTTATAGGCGGGCGTAATTTTTTCTGTGGGGATATATGGATGACCGAGACTGGTGCAGATAGATCTACAACATACCAGCTTAA TATGATGGCAAATATGATGAACTCGGTGTTGCTCCAATCAGCCTTAGAGAAAATGGGTGTGCAAACACGATTGCAAACTGCTTTTGTGTTGCCAGAAGTCGGTGAGCCATACAATAGACAAAGGGCAATCAGACATCTAGAAAAAGGCAGGGTGGTGATTTTCGGTGGAGTTGGTGGTGGTTCAGGAAATCCCCTCTTTTCAACTGATACAACAGCAGCTCTACGAGCAACTGACT TAAATGCCCAGGCAGTTCTCAAGGGAACCAATGTTGATGCTTTTTATGACTGTAATTCCAGAAATTCTGGCATCTCATTTGAGCACCTTTCCTTCAGAGAGGCTGCTTCTAGAG TTGTGGTTTTCAATCTTCTTGAACCTGGTAACATATCAAGAGCCTTGTGCGGTGAGCAAATTGGTACATTAATTGATCAGACGGGAATGATTAGCTAA
- the LOC130812838 gene encoding trihelix transcription factor ASIL2 isoform X3 has protein sequence MASCDDDFSLLNDDHHHLHHFTSHHRYLQPKISSGAGNAISNDVVKVSSTGGGCGSHENGAVYEVNPYESADFDSVPESESDPKSSRVGGDATEKRKERERENLSLSNGSYKKTKSISGAGGIIVPGACEYRKDREEWSDTAIECLLDAYTEKYTQLNRGNLRGRDWEEVAAIVSERCENQNKSVEQCKNKVDNLKKRYKLERHRMSSAGVSVSHWPWFKKMEAIVGNSLPAKSASDEDKISGSGGSSGRQQKRYSAGPSGSLGQVNSMKSKSIPNSKWQRVVFKISGAALAGNGPHNVDPKVVTLVAREIETVYRLGVQVAIVIGGRNFFCGDIWMTETGADRSTTYQLNMMANMMNSVLLQSALEKMGVQTRLQTAFVLPEVGEPYNRQRAIRHLEKGRVVIFGGVGGGSGNPLFSTDTTAALRATDCMS, from the exons ATGGCTTCCTGCGACGACGATTTCTCTCTCCTCAACGATGACCACCACCACCTCCACCATTTCACTTCTCATCACCGCTATTTACAGCCAAAAATATCTTCCGGCGCCGGTAACGCGATCTCAAACGACGTTGTTAAGGTATCATCTACTGGAGGAGGATGTGGGAGCCATGAAAATGGCGCTGTTTACGAGGTTAACCCTTATGAATCGGCCGATTTTGACTCGGTACCTGAATCTGAGTCAGATCCGAAAAGTTCTAGGGTCGGCGGTGATGCAACAGAAAAGCggaaggagagagaaagagagaatctATCTCTCTCCAACGGAAGTTATAAAAAAACGAAATCAATCTCCGGTGCCGGAGGAATAATTGTTCCAGGCGCGTGCGAGTATAGGAAAGATCGAGAAGAATGGAGTGATACGGCGATTGAGTGTTTATTGGATGCGTATACGGAGAAGTACACGCAATTGAATAGGGGGAATTTGAGGGGTAGAGATTGGGAGGAGGTGGCTGCTATTGTTAGTGAGAGATGTGAGAATCAGAATAAGAGTGTAGAACAATGTAagaataaggttgataatttgaAGAAGAGGTATAAGTTAGAGAGGCATAGGATGAGTAGTGCCGGTGTTTCGGTTAGTCATTGGCCTTGGTTTAAGAAGATGGAAGCCATTGTTGGTAATTCTTTACCGGCTAAGTCGGCTTCTGATGAGGATAAGATTAGTGGTTCAGGTGGGAGTTCTGGCAGGCAGCAAAagag ATATTCTGCGGGGCCTTCTGGTTCGCTTGGACAGGTCAATAGCATGAAGTCCAAATCTATACCTAACTCAAAATGGCAGAGGGTCGTTTTTAAGATCAGTGGTGCTGCTTTAGCTGGCAATGGTCCTCATAACGTTGACCCTAAG GTAGTGACCCTAGTTGCTAGAGAGATTGAAACAGTTTACCGCCTTGGGGTGCAG GTAGCAATTGTTATAGGCGGGCGTAATTTTTTCTGTGGGGATATATGGATGACCGAGACTGGTGCAGATAGATCTACAACATACCAGCTTAA TATGATGGCAAATATGATGAACTCGGTGTTGCTCCAATCAGCCTTAGAGAAAATGGGTGTGCAAACACGATTGCAAACTGCTTTTGTGTTGCCAGAAGTCGGTGAGCCATACAATAGACAAAGGGCAATCAGACATCTAGAAAAAGGCAGGGTGGTGATTTTCGGTGGAGTTGGTGGTGGTTCAGGAAATCCCCTCTTTTCAACTGATACAACAGCAGCTCTACGAGCAACTGACTGTATGTCCTGA